One window of Nicotiana tomentosiformis chromosome 11, ASM39032v3, whole genome shotgun sequence genomic DNA carries:
- the LOC104115656 gene encoding uncharacterized protein isoform X2: protein MTIYVHVSNNTEPTADVVSSSHPGKKIKGRGKTTWFSVQKKQKDIDNEKLKVIIPPDRTVAVGPGAKDFVTELSVKVLLHARHDVKKWKDVPNLAKDRIVAHMLCMTPFNFQTHNTIEILSLKQLIIYIDIVVVGSTIISINLLRRRKACITCQQRLMKLNGIS from the exons ATGACAATATATGTGCATGTTTCTAATAATACTGAACCTACAGCTGATGTAGTTTCAAGTTCGCATCCAG GAAAAAAGATAAAGGGAAGGGGGAAGACAACATGGTTTTCAGTTCAAAAGAAACAGAAAGACATTGAcaatgaaaagttgaaggtgattATTCCACCGGATAGAACAGTAGCAGTAGGCCCTGGAGCTAAAGATTTTGTTACCGAGCTCTCAGTCAAAGTTCTCCTCCATGCTAGGCATGATGTCAAGAAATGGAAGGATGTCCCTAATCTAGCAAAAGATAGAATTGTTGCTCATATGCTG tgcaTGACACCTTTCAACTTCCAGACACACAACACAATCGAGATACTATCCTTGAAACAGCTAATAATTTATATCGATATCGTCGTAGTAGGCTCCACGATCATTTCAATAAATTTGCTACGAAGGAGGAAAGCTTGCATAACATGCCAGCAGAGGTTAATGAAGCTGAATGGAATTTCTTAG